From Enhydrobacter sp., the proteins below share one genomic window:
- a CDS encoding esterase-like activity of phytase family protein, whose translation MRAAFRSFTTFCLLIAAACAGAPPPAPVGAQDLSVQIRSSVLTLKLDDPQARQVGRLKWRGGVAMTASSPNFGGWSDLHVAPDGRSLTAISDEGSWLTAIVAYDSDGNLAGLSGARIGSLRGLDGLPIRDKALADAEGLARLPDGGWLVSFERQHRIWRYAELDAPPKPVEGAPEFAQQPNNGGIEALAALPDGRVVAISEDLATRSGATAGWIGTPAGNGRYNWQGFAYAARPDFRPTALTRLPDGSFAALERAFDMVRGVRCRVVRFPASQLQPGGTVQPEELAFLASPYAVDNLEGIAATVGRRGETLLWLMSDDNFNPLQRNILLLFELEN comes from the coding sequence ATGCGCGCCGCCTTCCGGTCGTTCACCACCTTCTGCCTACTGATCGCCGCCGCCTGCGCCGGCGCGCCGCCGCCCGCTCCCGTGGGAGCGCAGGATCTGTCTGTCCAGATCCGTTCCTCCGTGCTCACGCTCAAGCTCGACGACCCGCAGGCGAGGCAGGTCGGCCGACTGAAGTGGCGCGGCGGCGTGGCGATGACGGCCAGCTCGCCGAATTTCGGCGGCTGGTCCGACCTCCACGTCGCACCGGACGGGCGCTCGCTCACCGCGATCTCCGACGAGGGGAGCTGGCTCACCGCCATCGTCGCCTACGATTCCGACGGCAATCTCGCGGGGTTGAGCGGCGCGCGTATCGGCTCCCTCCGCGGCCTCGACGGCCTGCCCATCCGCGACAAGGCGCTCGCCGACGCCGAAGGACTGGCAAGGCTGCCTGACGGCGGCTGGCTGGTGTCGTTCGAGCGTCAACACCGGATCTGGCGCTACGCCGAACTGGACGCCCCGCCGAAGCCGGTCGAGGGAGCGCCGGAGTTTGCACAGCAACCGAACAATGGCGGGATCGAAGCGTTGGCGGCGCTGCCCGATGGCCGCGTGGTCGCCATCAGCGAGGATCTGGCGACGCGGTCCGGCGCAACCGCCGGATGGATCGGCACGCCGGCTGGCAATGGCCGCTACAACTGGCAGGGCTTTGCCTATGCCGCCCGCCCGGACTTCCGGCCCACGGCGTTGACAAGGTTGCCCGACGGTTCGTTCGCGGCACTCGAGCGCGCTTTCGACATGGTGCGCGGCGTGCGTTGCCGCGTCGTGCGCTTTCCCGCATCGCAGCTCCAGCCGGGCGGCACCGTCCAGCCGGAAGAGCTGGCGTTCCTCGCTTCGCCCTATGCGGTAGACAACCTCGAAGGCATCGCAGCAACGGTCGGCCGGCGCGGCGAGACGTTGCTGTGGCTGATGTCGGACGACAACTTCAACCCGCTGCAGCGCAACATCCTGCTGCTGTTCGAGCTGGAAAACTAA
- the rpmB gene encoding 50S ribosomal protein L28: protein MPRRCAVSGKAVQYGHNVSHANNKSKRRFMSNLQVSSVLSDALGHSVRLRVTPRGLKTIEHNGGIDAFLLGTNDSKLSPEMKVLKRRVVSAKVKKDAKKAA from the coding sequence ATGCCTCGTCGTTGCGCCGTTTCGGGCAAGGCCGTCCAGTACGGTCACAATGTCAGCCACGCCAACAACAAGTCCAAGCGCCGGTTCATGTCCAACCTGCAGGTCTCTTCGGTCCTGTCGGATGCGCTGGGCCATTCGGTGCGACTGCGCGTCACGCCGCGCGGGCTGAAGACCATCGAGCACAATGGCGGCATCGACGCCTTCCTCCTGGGCACCAACGACAGCAAGCTCAGCCCGGAAATGAAGGTGCTGAAGCGCCGGGTCGTATCGGCCAAGGTGAAGAAGGATGCCAAGAAGGCCGCGTAA
- a CDS encoding YcgN family cysteine cluster protein, with product MAAKSIVRRARRAAARQELPFWKRKTLAQMTKQEWESLCDGCGMCCVNKLEYEGTGELAQTDTCCKLLDPRTARCRDYKNRKKIVPNCIQLTPKVVARMDWLPKTCAYRLVHFGQDLYWWHPLLSGDSETVHQAGISARGRVIPEDQVEDISERVVDWYA from the coding sequence ATGGCCGCTAAATCAATCGTCCGTCGTGCCCGCCGCGCCGCCGCCCGGCAGGAGCTTCCTTTCTGGAAGCGCAAGACCCTGGCGCAGATGACCAAGCAGGAATGGGAATCGCTCTGCGACGGCTGCGGCATGTGTTGCGTCAACAAGCTCGAATACGAGGGTACCGGCGAACTCGCCCAGACCGACACTTGCTGCAAACTCCTGGATCCCAGGACGGCGCGTTGCCGGGACTACAAGAACCGCAAGAAGATCGTCCCGAACTGCATCCAGCTCACCCCAAAGGTGGTGGCCCGGATGGACTGGCTGCCCAAGACCTGTGCCTACCGTTTGGTCCATTTCGGGCAGGACCTGTACTGGTGGCATCCCCTGCTTTCGGGCGACTCGGAAACCGTGCACCAGGCGGGAATCTCGGCCCGGGGGCGCGTGATTCCGGAGGATCAGGTCGAGGATATCAGCGAGCGGGTGGTCGACTGGTACGCTTGA
- the meaB gene encoding methylmalonyl Co-A mutase-associated GTPase MeaB: MSDPLLKPLLAGDRHALARAITLIESTRSDHRERADALLADVLPHTGKSVRLGITGVPGVGKSTFIERFGLAVLERGRSLAVLAIDPSSKRGGGSILGDKTRMEELSRRPAAFIRPSPAGATLGGVARRTREAMLLVEAAGFDTVIVETVGVGQSETAVADMVDMFIVLLLPAGGDDLQGIKRGVIELADLIVVNKADGDLKATAQRSAADYQHALRLLRSPTQGWTPEVTTCSALAGDGVADIWQTVERFRAAVGEKGVARRRAEQARAWMWNEVGETLLGELRKHPEVKRLVIGLEREVETGKATPAAAARRMLQAFHGR, translated from the coding sequence ATGAGCGATCCCCTGCTCAAGCCGCTGCTGGCCGGCGACCGTCACGCGCTTGCCCGCGCCATCACCCTGATCGAATCGACCCGCAGCGACCATCGCGAACGCGCCGATGCGCTGCTGGCCGATGTGCTGCCGCATACCGGCAAGTCGGTTCGGCTCGGCATTACCGGCGTGCCGGGTGTCGGCAAATCGACCTTCATCGAACGTTTCGGACTGGCCGTGCTCGAGCGCGGCCGCTCGCTCGCCGTGCTGGCGATCGATCCGTCGTCCAAGCGGGGCGGCGGTTCGATCCTGGGTGACAAGACTCGCATGGAGGAACTGTCGCGGCGTCCCGCCGCCTTCATCCGGCCGTCGCCCGCCGGCGCCACCCTGGGCGGCGTGGCGCGGCGCACCCGCGAGGCCATGCTGCTGGTGGAAGCCGCGGGCTTCGACACGGTGATCGTGGAGACGGTCGGAGTCGGCCAGTCGGAGACGGCGGTCGCCGACATGGTCGACATGTTCATCGTGCTGCTGTTGCCGGCCGGCGGCGACGACCTGCAGGGCATCAAGCGCGGCGTGATCGAGTTGGCCGACCTCATCGTCGTCAACAAGGCCGACGGCGACCTGAAGGCGACCGCCCAAAGGTCCGCCGCCGACTATCAGCACGCGCTGCGCCTGTTGCGCTCGCCGACCCAGGGCTGGACGCCCGAGGTCACGACCTGCTCGGCGCTGGCCGGCGACGGGGTGGCGGATATCTGGCAGACCGTCGAGCGTTTCCGGGCCGCCGTCGGCGAAAAGGGCGTTGCCCGTCGCCGTGCCGAACAGGCGCGCGCCTGGATGTGGAATGAGGTGGGTGAGACCCTGCTGGGCGAACTGCGCAAGCACCCGGAGGTGAAGCGGCTGGTGATCGGGCTCGAGCGCGAAGTCGAGACAGGAAAAGCTACTCCTGCGGCAGCCGCCCGTCGTATGCTGCAAGCGTTCCATGGCCGCTAA
- a CDS encoding MFS transporter, translated as MSPTSGSVAVGPWRSLIPVFAACGAIGLQAGAGMPLVPLALEQQGHDKLTIGVIAAAWGLGMLAFGARIPQVTARFGAVPAIIGSVVIGSVVTVAYTFTQSPVVWFLLSFLHGVVGGVPWVVTEIWMNVVVEERQRGRVMAAYAMLVALGLALGPLVLQVVGVYGPLPFYACAGLALLVALPLLPYWNRAPIIKHHADSGFMKVMALAPLALFAAFACGLGEQVAFSFLPVYAVGAGVPAETGALWLSVFVVGNIVLQWPIGWMADHFDRRAVLAGCTLASTALVVALSMVPATSPAVYGVVLLWGGISFAIYPVGLALLGQRFRGGDIARANTAFSLLYIFGGLVGRPATGAAMDLFGDPGLGGTLALFYAAAGIFALLALRRPG; from the coding sequence ATGTCCCCGACTAGCGGCTCCGTCGCGGTCGGGCCCTGGCGGTCGCTTATCCCGGTGTTCGCCGCGTGCGGCGCCATCGGCCTGCAGGCCGGGGCCGGCATGCCGCTGGTGCCGCTGGCCCTCGAGCAACAAGGCCACGACAAGCTGACCATCGGCGTGATCGCGGCCGCCTGGGGGCTCGGCATGCTGGCGTTCGGTGCGCGCATTCCGCAGGTCACGGCGCGGTTTGGGGCGGTGCCGGCGATCATCGGTTCGGTCGTCATCGGCTCGGTGGTGACGGTTGCCTACACCTTCACACAGAGCCCTGTCGTCTGGTTCCTCCTGTCCTTCCTGCACGGGGTCGTCGGCGGCGTGCCCTGGGTCGTCACCGAGATCTGGATGAACGTGGTGGTCGAGGAACGCCAGCGCGGTCGCGTGATGGCGGCCTATGCCATGCTCGTCGCACTCGGCCTGGCGCTCGGTCCGCTGGTGCTGCAGGTCGTCGGGGTCTACGGGCCGCTGCCGTTCTATGCCTGCGCCGGTCTCGCTCTCCTCGTCGCCCTGCCGCTGCTGCCCTATTGGAACAGGGCGCCGATCATCAAGCATCACGCCGATTCGGGCTTCATGAAGGTCATGGCGCTGGCGCCCCTTGCCCTGTTCGCCGCCTTTGCCTGCGGCCTCGGCGAGCAGGTCGCCTTCAGTTTCCTGCCTGTCTACGCCGTGGGGGCCGGTGTGCCGGCCGAGACCGGAGCGCTCTGGCTGTCGGTCTTCGTCGTCGGCAACATCGTGCTGCAATGGCCGATCGGCTGGATGGCCGACCATTTCGATCGCCGCGCGGTGCTGGCCGGCTGCACGCTGGCCAGCACCGCGCTCGTCGTCGCATTGTCGATGGTGCCGGCGACGTCGCCCGCGGTCTATGGGGTGGTGCTGCTGTGGGGCGGCATCTCGTTCGCCATCTATCCCGTCGGGCTGGCGTTGCTCGGCCAGCGCTTCCGCGGCGGCGACATAGCGCGCGCCAACACCGCCTTCAGCCTGCTCTACATCTTCGGCGGTCTGGTCGGGCGGCCGGCGACAGGGGCGGCAATGGATCTGTTCGGCGACCCCGGCCTCGGCGGCACGCTGGCCCTGTTCTATGCGGCGGCCGGCATCTTCGCCTTGCTGGCCTTGCGCCGGCCCGGCTGA
- a CDS encoding ABC transporter ATP-binding protein/permease translates to MSPDPSVRAPGIDSGRSWHVLSILGRHLWPKGEFGLRARVIVALVLLVLAKVTNVYVPILYKDAVDALSDPRVQAVVVPVALILAYGVARVLAQALGEVRDAIFAPVSQRAIRNLALEVFRHLHALSLRFHLERQTGGLSRVIERGTTGMEFLVRFTTFNILPTLFEIVLVGAILWRLYDWRFTAVTFTVIGGYIVFTMVLSEWRILHVRRMNDADTAANAKAIDSLLNYETVKYFGNERHEAARYDVGRRQYEMAAIRSSRTLSLLNVGQGAIIAVGLVLVMVMAGQGVAAGTMTVGDFVAVNAFLLQLYQPLNLLGFAYREIRNALVNMEQMFGLLDVHAEVADKPGAPPLAVSGGEIVFDHVDFHYEKARPILHDVSFRVAPGHTVAIVGSSGAGKSTVSRILFRFYDVAAGRVLIDGQDIRDVAQASLRTAIGVVPQDTVLFNDTIFYNICYGRPDCTREEVEAAARLARIHDFVAGLPQGYDSMVGERGLKLSGGEKQRVAIARTILKNPRILLFDEATSALDTRTEQEIQRSLEDVSRGRTTVIIAHRLSTIVHAEEIVVLDRGRVAERGRHIDLLARDGLYADMWRRQQEAQAEAERHIEEPPSFRTEGHMHVPD, encoded by the coding sequence ATGTCGCCAGATCCCTCCGTTCGCGCGCCCGGCATCGATTCGGGCCGGTCGTGGCACGTGCTTTCCATCCTTGGCAGGCATTTGTGGCCAAAGGGGGAATTCGGCCTGCGCGCCCGCGTCATCGTGGCGCTGGTCTTGCTGGTGCTGGCCAAGGTCACCAATGTCTATGTTCCGATCCTCTACAAGGACGCGGTCGACGCGCTGAGCGATCCGCGCGTCCAGGCCGTCGTCGTGCCGGTCGCGCTGATCCTCGCCTACGGCGTGGCGCGCGTGCTGGCGCAGGCGCTGGGCGAGGTGCGGGATGCCATCTTCGCCCCGGTGTCTCAGCGGGCCATACGCAACCTCGCGCTCGAGGTGTTCCGCCATCTCCACGCCCTGTCGCTGCGCTTCCACCTCGAACGCCAGACCGGCGGATTGAGCCGCGTCATCGAGCGGGGCACGACGGGAATGGAATTCCTGGTCCGCTTCACCACCTTCAACATCCTGCCGACACTGTTCGAGATCGTGCTGGTCGGCGCCATCCTGTGGCGCCTCTACGACTGGCGTTTCACGGCGGTGACGTTCACGGTGATCGGCGGCTACATCGTCTTCACCATGGTGCTGTCGGAGTGGCGCATCCTGCACGTGCGCCGGATGAACGACGCCGACACGGCCGCCAACGCCAAGGCGATCGACAGCCTTCTCAACTACGAGACGGTGAAGTACTTCGGTAACGAGCGGCACGAGGCTGCCCGCTATGACGTCGGTCGACGCCAGTACGAGATGGCGGCCATCCGCTCGAGCCGCACGCTGTCGCTTCTCAACGTCGGCCAGGGGGCGATCATCGCGGTCGGCCTCGTGCTGGTGATGGTGATGGCCGGGCAGGGCGTGGCCGCGGGCACGATGACCGTCGGCGACTTCGTCGCGGTCAACGCCTTCCTGCTGCAGCTCTACCAGCCGCTCAACCTGCTGGGCTTCGCCTATCGCGAGATCCGCAACGCGCTGGTCAACATGGAGCAGATGTTCGGCCTGCTCGACGTGCACGCCGAGGTCGCCGACAAGCCGGGTGCGCCGCCGCTCGCCGTGTCGGGCGGCGAGATCGTGTTCGACCATGTCGACTTCCACTACGAGAAGGCGCGGCCGATCCTGCACGACGTCAGTTTTCGGGTGGCGCCGGGCCACACCGTCGCCATCGTGGGGTCGAGCGGTGCCGGCAAGTCGACGGTGTCGCGCATCCTGTTCCGCTTCTACGACGTGGCGGCTGGGCGGGTGCTGATCGACGGTCAGGACATCCGGGACGTAGCGCAGGCGAGCTTGCGCACGGCGATCGGCGTGGTGCCGCAGGATACCGTGCTGTTCAACGACACGATCTTCTACAACATCTGCTACGGCCGGCCCGACTGCACGCGCGAGGAGGTCGAGGCTGCGGCGAGGCTGGCGCGCATCCACGACTTCGTCGCCGGCTTGCCGCAGGGCTACGACTCCATGGTCGGCGAGCGCGGCCTGAAGCTGTCGGGCGGCGAGAAGCAGCGCGTGGCGATCGCGCGCACCATTCTCAAGAACCCGCGCATCCTGCTGTTCGACGAGGCGACCAGCGCGCTCGACACCCGCACCGAGCAGGAGATCCAGCGCTCGCTGGAGGACGTGAGCCGCGGCCGCACCACGGTGATCATCGCGCACCGGCTGTCGACCATCGTGCATGCCGAAGAGATCGTCGTGCTCGATCGTGGCCGCGTCGCCGAACGCGGCCGGCACATCGACCTGCTGGCCCGCGACGGCCTCTATGCCGACATGTGGCGCCGCCAGCAGGAGGCCCAAGCCGAGGCCGAGCGCCACATCGAGGAACCGCCCAGCTTCCGGACTGAGGGACACATGCATGTCCCCGACTAG
- a CDS encoding DUF3108 domain-containing protein — MSFRRALAAFALCAAASTAARAQSDRHVEVGYEITFAGFSGFRIDFTAKFDGNRYDVESSTFKEGLLRLVTIHYVGRNRAWGGFLPEGAQPEGGSMSIVVGDKTRTWLAQYGPDGEMREQHNPEWKPWPEVVIPEDKRRGSLDPLSGALSVGMAGAAACEQTVPSNDGKRRIDVMLRKVGTETPAQAGVPQARGELLVCEVHTRRVAGEFHDAPKEAESKREDTMRLWFARLDDSDFRYPVKLEAKTGFGTIRGRLLFFRQRPLTPEERAEMRR; from the coding sequence ATGAGTTTTCGTAGGGCCTTGGCGGCTTTCGCCTTGTGCGCCGCCGCTTCGACCGCCGCGCGGGCCCAGAGCGACCGCCACGTCGAGGTCGGCTACGAAATCACCTTCGCCGGCTTCTCCGGCTTTCGCATCGACTTCACCGCCAAGTTCGACGGCAACCGCTACGACGTCGAAAGCAGTACCTTCAAGGAGGGCCTGCTGCGTTTGGTCACCATCCACTATGTCGGCCGCAATCGTGCCTGGGGCGGATTCCTGCCGGAGGGCGCGCAGCCCGAGGGCGGCTCGATGTCGATCGTGGTCGGCGACAAGACACGCACTTGGCTGGCGCAGTACGGACCCGACGGCGAGATGCGCGAACAGCACAATCCGGAATGGAAGCCGTGGCCGGAAGTGGTGATCCCCGAGGACAAGCGCCGCGGCTCGCTCGATCCCCTGTCGGGGGCCCTGTCGGTCGGCATGGCGGGCGCCGCGGCCTGCGAGCAGACCGTGCCCTCCAACGACGGCAAGCGGCGCATCGATGTGATGCTGCGCAAGGTCGGCACCGAAACGCCCGCACAGGCCGGCGTTCCCCAGGCGAGGGGCGAGCTCCTGGTATGCGAGGTTCATACGCGCCGCGTCGCGGGAGAGTTCCACGACGCGCCGAAGGAGGCCGAGAGCAAGCGCGAGGACACGATGAGGCTCTGGTTCGCCCGGCTCGATGACAGCGACTTCCGCTATCCCGTGAAGCTCGAGGCGAAGACCGGCTTCGGCACGATCCGCGGCAGGCTGCTGTTCTTCCGCCAGCGCCCGCTCACGCCGGAGGAGCGCGCGGAGATGCGGCGGTAA
- the scpA gene encoding methylmalonyl-CoA mutase: MADFPKKTLADWEELAAKELRDKPLGSLHWTTPEGIVVKPIYTAADLENLETLGSDLGGSLPGFPPFTRGPKATMYAGRPWTVRQYAGFSTAEESNKFYRANLAAGQMGLSVAFDLATHRGYDSDHPRVVGDVGKAGVAIDSVEDMKILFDGIPLDKMSVSMTMNGAVLPVLAGYIVAAEEQGVPQDRLAGTIQNDILKEFMVRNTYIYPPGPSMRIVADIIEHTAQHMPRFNSISISGYHMQEAGATLVQELAFTLADGLEYVRAAKAKGLDIDAFAPRLSFFFCIGMNFFMEVAKLRAARFLWAELVRPFEPKKADSLSLRTHCQTSGVSLTEKDPYNNVVRTAYEAMAAVLGGTQSLHTNSFDEAIALPTVQSARIARNTQLILQHETGVTKVVDPLAGSYYVESLTASLIAEARKLIQEVEALGGMTKAVEAGMPKMRIEEAAARRQARIDRGEEIVVGVNKFQLEEEPPIEILEVDNDVVRESQVSRLQRIRSSRDEQKCVAALKALGEAARSGTGNLLALSIEATRARATVGEISSALEGVYGRYQATIRSISGVYASEWEGDEGLARIRTDIAAFAEEEGRRPRLMVVKMGQDGHDRGAKVIATAFADLGFDVDVGPLFQTPQEAARAAIENDVHVIGVSSQAAGHKTLVPQLIEELAGQGGAEVLVVVGGVVPAQDYDFLRKAGVAAIYGPGTNIPAAAAEILGILRSRSQKRAA; the protein is encoded by the coding sequence ATGGCTGACTTTCCGAAGAAGACCCTCGCCGACTGGGAAGAGCTCGCGGCCAAGGAGCTGCGCGACAAGCCGCTCGGGTCGCTCCACTGGACCACGCCCGAGGGCATCGTCGTGAAGCCGATCTATACCGCGGCCGACCTCGAGAACCTGGAGACGCTCGGCTCGGACCTGGGGGGCTCGCTGCCGGGCTTTCCGCCCTTCACGCGCGGCCCGAAAGCGACGATGTACGCCGGCCGTCCCTGGACGGTGCGCCAGTACGCCGGCTTCTCGACCGCCGAGGAGAGCAACAAGTTCTACCGCGCCAATCTCGCGGCCGGGCAGATGGGCCTGTCGGTGGCGTTCGACTTGGCGACGCACCGCGGCTACGACTCCGACCATCCGCGCGTCGTCGGCGACGTCGGCAAGGCGGGCGTGGCGATCGATTCCGTCGAGGACATGAAGATCCTGTTCGACGGAATCCCGCTCGACAAGATGAGCGTCAGCATGACCATGAACGGCGCCGTGCTGCCGGTGCTGGCCGGCTACATCGTCGCCGCCGAGGAGCAGGGCGTGCCGCAGGACAGGCTCGCTGGCACGATCCAGAACGACATCCTCAAGGAGTTCATGGTTCGGAACACCTACATCTATCCGCCCGGGCCGAGCATGCGCATCGTGGCCGACATCATCGAACACACCGCGCAGCACATGCCGAGGTTCAACTCGATCTCGATCTCCGGCTATCACATGCAGGAGGCCGGAGCGACGCTGGTCCAGGAACTGGCCTTCACCCTGGCCGACGGGCTCGAGTACGTGCGCGCCGCCAAGGCCAAGGGCCTCGACATCGATGCCTTTGCGCCGCGCCTTTCCTTCTTCTTCTGCATCGGCATGAACTTCTTCATGGAGGTGGCGAAGCTCAGGGCCGCGCGCTTCCTGTGGGCCGAGCTGGTCCGGCCGTTCGAGCCGAAGAAGGCCGATTCGCTGTCGCTGCGCACGCATTGCCAGACTTCGGGGGTGTCGCTGACCGAAAAGGACCCCTACAACAACGTCGTCCGCACCGCCTACGAGGCGATGGCGGCGGTGCTGGGCGGCACGCAGTCGCTGCACACCAATTCGTTCGACGAGGCGATCGCGCTCCCGACGGTCCAGTCGGCGCGCATCGCGCGCAACACCCAGCTCATCCTCCAGCACGAGACGGGCGTCACCAAGGTCGTCGACCCGCTGGCCGGCAGCTACTATGTGGAGTCGCTGACGGCGAGCCTGATCGCCGAGGCGCGCAAGCTCATCCAGGAGGTCGAGGCGCTGGGCGGCATGACCAAGGCGGTGGAGGCCGGCATGCCCAAGATGCGCATCGAGGAGGCGGCGGCCCGGCGGCAGGCGCGTATCGACCGCGGTGAGGAGATCGTGGTCGGCGTCAACAAGTTCCAGCTCGAGGAAGAGCCGCCGATCGAGATCCTCGAGGTCGACAACGACGTAGTGCGCGAATCGCAGGTCTCGCGCCTGCAGAGGATTCGCTCCAGTCGCGACGAGCAGAAGTGCGTCGCCGCGCTCAAGGCGCTGGGCGAGGCGGCGCGCAGCGGCACCGGCAACCTGCTGGCGCTTTCGATCGAGGCGACGCGCGCGCGCGCCACTGTGGGCGAGATCTCGTCGGCGCTGGAGGGTGTCTACGGCCGCTACCAGGCGACCATCCGCTCGATCTCCGGCGTCTATGCCAGCGAGTGGGAGGGCGACGAGGGGTTGGCGCGCATCCGCACCGACATCGCGGCCTTCGCCGAGGAGGAGGGCCGTCGGCCGCGCCTCATGGTGGTGAAGATGGGCCAGGACGGCCACGACCGCGGCGCCAAGGTGATCGCCACGGCTTTTGCCGATCTCGGCTTCGACGTCGATGTCGGACCGCTGTTCCAGACGCCGCAGGAGGCGGCCCGCGCCGCCATCGAGAACGACGTGCACGTGATCGGCGTGTCGAGCCAGGCGGCCGGCCACAAGACCCTGGTGCCGCAGTTGATCGAGGAACTCGCCGGGCAGGGCGGCGCCGAGGTGTTGGTCGTGGTGGGCGGCGTCGTGCCGGCGCAGGACTACGACTTCCTCAGGAAGGCCGGCGTGGCGGCGATCTACGGCCCCGGCACCAACATCCCGGCCGCCGCCGCCGAGATCCTCGGCATCCTGCGCAGCCGCAGCCAGAAGCGCGCGGCCTGA
- the phaZ gene encoding polyhydroxyalkanoate depolymerase: MLYALYQTAADVMLPMRVWATVAGQTLATGGVSQAENWRAVGALCEMMSRAALNHRRPSFGIAEVKQGNRVVPVREEEVLATPFGTLLRFAKEGAPAQPRVLVVAPLSGHFATLLRDTVRVLLPEHDVHITDWANARDVGLWNGRFGFDEYIEHLIWFLEAMGPGAHVVAVCQPCVQALAAAAVMAEDDNPAYPLSLTLMAGPIDTRLNPTAVNELATGRSIHWFERNLISRVPVRFSGAMRRVYPGFLQLTAFMSMNAERHIKAQIDLYRALARGDTQQAEAIKTFYDEYFAVLDMTAEFYLETVQRVFQEHLLAKGELEWKGRRVNPRAIRRTALFTVEGERDDICSIGQTVAAHDLCSSLRPYRKKHYMQAGVGHYGVFAGKRWAGQIYPLVRNTILANE, from the coding sequence ATGCTGTATGCACTGTACCAGACCGCCGCCGATGTGATGCTGCCGATGCGCGTTTGGGCGACAGTGGCTGGCCAGACTTTGGCCACCGGCGGCGTCTCCCAGGCCGAGAATTGGCGCGCGGTCGGGGCGTTGTGCGAGATGATGAGCCGGGCGGCGCTCAACCATCGGCGGCCGTCCTTCGGCATCGCCGAGGTGAAGCAGGGCAACCGTGTGGTGCCGGTGCGCGAGGAGGAGGTGCTGGCGACTCCCTTCGGCACCTTGCTGCGCTTTGCCAAGGAAGGCGCGCCGGCGCAGCCGCGCGTGCTGGTGGTGGCGCCGCTGTCGGGCCACTTCGCCACGCTGCTGCGCGACACGGTGCGCGTGCTGCTGCCCGAGCACGACGTGCACATCACCGACTGGGCGAACGCACGCGACGTCGGCCTGTGGAACGGCCGCTTCGGCTTCGACGAGTACATCGAGCATCTGATCTGGTTCCTGGAGGCGATGGGGCCGGGCGCGCACGTCGTGGCGGTGTGCCAGCCCTGCGTGCAGGCACTGGCCGCGGCGGCGGTGATGGCGGAGGACGACAACCCGGCCTATCCGCTGAGTCTCACCTTGATGGCGGGGCCGATCGACACGCGGCTCAATCCGACGGCGGTCAACGAGCTTGCGACCGGCCGCTCGATCCACTGGTTCGAGCGCAACCTGATCAGCCGCGTGCCGGTGCGGTTTTCCGGCGCGATGCGGCGGGTCTATCCGGGCTTCTTGCAACTCACCGCCTTCATGAGCATGAACGCCGAGCGGCACATCAAGGCGCAGATCGACCTCTATCGCGCCCTGGCGCGGGGCGACACGCAGCAGGCCGAGGCCATCAAGACCTTCTACGACGAGTATTTCGCCGTGCTCGACATGACGGCCGAGTTCTATCTCGAGACGGTGCAGCGGGTATTTCAGGAGCACCTGCTGGCCAAGGGCGAGCTCGAGTGGAAGGGCCGCCGGGTGAACCCCAGGGCGATCCGCCGCACCGCCCTGTTCACCGTCGAGGGCGAGCGCGACGACATCTGCTCCATCGGCCAGACGGTCGCCGCGCACGACCTTTGTTCCAGCCTGCGGCCCTATCGCAAGAAGCACTATATGCAGGCCGGGGTCGGCCACTATGGCGTGTTCGCCGGCAAGCGCTGGGCCGGCCAGATCTACCCCTTGGTGCGAAACACCATCCTGGCCAACGAGTAG
- a CDS encoding glutathione S-transferase family protein, translating to MAEASLTVSSKNYSSWSLRGWLLCKMAGLDFDERMAPIDDPATRAELLLLSPSFLVPCLDHGPVKVWDTLAIAEYLNEIKPEAGLLPADKVARAHCRAVCGEMHSGFANLRSALPMNLKARHDSFKVWAGAQADIDRVTAIWRDCLQRYGGPYLFGATPTMADAMYAPVCTRFATYGVALDAAGAAYRDLMLAFPALLEWTAAARAEPEEVEELDVEF from the coding sequence ATGGCCGAGGCTTCTCTAACCGTCAGTAGCAAGAACTATTCCTCTTGGTCGCTGCGCGGCTGGCTGCTGTGCAAAATGGCGGGGCTCGACTTCGACGAGCGGATGGCGCCGATCGACGATCCCGCGACCCGTGCCGAGCTGCTGCTGCTGTCGCCTTCCTTCCTGGTGCCCTGCCTCGACCACGGGCCGGTCAAGGTGTGGGACACGCTGGCGATCGCCGAGTACCTGAACGAGATCAAGCCCGAGGCAGGCCTGCTGCCGGCCGACAAGGTGGCGCGCGCCCATTGCCGCGCCGTGTGCGGCGAGATGCATTCCGGCTTCGCCAATCTGCGCTCGGCGCTGCCGATGAACCTCAAGGCGCGGCACGACTCGTTCAAGGTATGGGCGGGCGCGCAGGCCGACATCGATCGCGTCACCGCGATCTGGCGCGACTGCCTGCAGCGCTATGGCGGGCCCTACCTGTTCGGCGCGACGCCGACGATGGCGGACGCCATGTACGCGCCCGTCTGCACGCGCTTCGCCACCTACGGCGTGGCGCTCGACGCCGCCGGCGCCGCCTACCGCGACCTCATGCTGGCCTTTCCGGCCCTGCTCGAATGGACGGCGGCGGCGCGTGCCGAGCCCGAGGAAGTCGAGGAGCTCGACGTCGAGTTCTAG